Part of the Bacillus cabrialesii genome is shown below.
CCGCTATGTGTGGAAGACAATAGAAGGAGGTGACATTGATGGAAGCAAAGATACAGACGTTCTTCTTTCAGGATGACGGCAGAATTCCGAATCACCCTGATTTTCCGCTCGTTGTGTATCAAAACGCGCTCAAGGACACCAATCAGGCAGAGCTGATCGTCAACCGGCATGGCTGGTCAAACAGCTGGTCAGGGAGTGTTTTTCCATACCATCATTATCACAGCAATACGCATGAAGTGCTGATTGCAGTCCGGGGAGAGGCCGTGATTCAGTTTGGGGGAGAAAAAGGGGCCGCCATTCCTTTCAAATCAGGTGACGCAGCCGTGATTCCAGCCGGAGTCGGCCATAAAAAAATAAGCGCAAGTCCCGATTTTATGGTTATCGGCGCCTACCCGGGAGGCGTTCAGTATAATTTGAAGACGGGAGAGCCGGACGAACGGGAGGAAGCGATGACACAAATCAAGCAGGTGTCATTGCCGGCTAGTGATCCTATCACAGGAAAAAGAGCTCCTCTTTTGGAAATATGGGACAAGTGAAGGGGAGAAAATTGCTGGATTGTCAATAACTAGTGCCGCAGAAACGTTATGACACAAGCTCCATATAAATTAATTTCATAATCGAAGCAATTCACGTTCAAATTTTGTTCAAAAAGTGTTATCATATAGAAGGTAATCGAATTGGAGTTTTTTGTGTTTGCTATTTTCAGAGAGAGTAAAGGATTTTGACTTATTCAATTGTTTATTTTTGAGATAAAAATAATACTGAATATGGCAAGATGAAAAACTGGGTAGTAAACATTTATTTTTGTAAATGATTGTGCACGAATTCACAATCCTTATTCTTATGCCTTAAAAGCGTGAGACCAGGGAGAGGCACTACCCTTTCCAAAAAAATCAGCAAACTGCTTATAGTAAAGGAGAATTGGATATGCCAGAAACAATCGATCAAACAAACGCGTCTGTCAGCCAAAGCCAGCAAGATCTTATTGATCAGCTGTTAAAGCCAGAAGTTCAAGAATCACTGACTGTTTTAGTTGACCAGCTTCCAAAGCTGACTGAGTTAGTGAATATTTTAACGAAGTCTTATGATTTCGCTCAGTCTGTAGCAACTGACGAAGTGCTAAAAAGCGACACTGTCGGTGCGATCACTGAAATTCTTGAGCCTGTAAAAGAAACAGCGAAAGAAGTAGCTGCGACTGCAATCGAAGCGAAAGACCGCGCGGATGCAAGCAACGAAACAATTGGTCTTTTCGGCCTGTTGCGTATGCTGAAAGATCCTCAAGCTCAAAAGCTGTTCCGTTTTGCTAACAGCTACCTTGAAGTTATGAACGAACGCGAAAACCAAAAATAATCTCAGATTCAAATTGATATAAAGGACGGAGGATATACGATGTCAAAACATATTGTCATTCTAGGCGCTGGTTATGGCGGAGTTCTTTCTGCTCTAACAGTTCGCAAACATTATACAAAAGAACAAGCACGCGTGACAGTGGTAAACAAATACCCAACTCACCAAATCATTACGGAATTACACCGTCTTGCAGCAGGCAACGTGTCTGAAAAAGCGGTTGCAATGCCACTTGAAAAACTTTTCAAAGGCAAAGACATTGATCTTAAAATCGCGGAAGTAAGCTCTTTCTCTGTTGATAAAAAAGAAGTTGCGCTTGCTGACGGTTCTACATTATCTTACGATGCGCTTGTTGTAGGTCTTGGTTCTGTAACGGCTTACTTCGGCATCCCGGGTCTTGAAGAAAACAGCATGGTATTGAAATCTGCTGCCGATGCAAACAAAGTCTTCCAACATGTTGAAGATCGTGTGCGCGAGTACTCTAAAACGAAAAACGAAGCTGATGCAACAATCCTTATCGGCGGAGGCGGCTTAACAGGTGTTGAGCTTGTCGGTGAGCTTGCTGACATCATGCCGAACCTTGCGAAAAAATATGGCGTAGACCATAAAGAAATCAAATTGAAGCTGGTTGAAGCAGGTCCGAAAATCCTTCCTGTTCTACCGGATGATCTTATCGAACGTGCCACTGCAAGCCTTGAAAAACGCGGCGTTGAGTTCTTAACAGGTCTTCCTGTTACAAATGTAGAAGGAAACGTGATTGATCTGAAAGACGGATCTAAAGTTGTTGCCAACACATTTGTTTGGACTGGCGGCGTACAAGGTAACCCATTAGTCGGAGAATCAGGTCTTGAAGTGAACCGCGGACGCGCGACAGTAAACGACTTCCTGCAATCTACATCTCATGAAGATGTATTCGTTGCCGGAGACAGCGCAGTTTACTTCGCTCCAGACGGCCGTCCATACCCGCCAACTGCACAAATCGCATGGCAAATGGGTGAGCTGATCGGTTACAACCTATTCGCTTACTTAGAAGGCAAAACGCTTGAAACATTCAAGCCAGTAAACTCTGGTACACTTGCAAGCCTTGGACGCAAAGACGCGGTTGCTATCATTGGTGCTAATTCTACACCGCTTAAAGGTCTTCCTGCTTCCTTGATGAAAGAAGCAAGTAACGTACGCTACTTAACACACATTAAAGGACTTTTCAGCCTGGCTTATTAATCCATTTGATGGACTCGGACATTGCAGGAAGCGTTCCTTTCGGGATGCTTTCCGGCAATGTCTTTTTTTCGTTTATTTGCTAACGTTAACATTTCATTTTCAAAAAAGAGATTGATCCCAGAGGAATATAAAGGTAAAATAAAAATAAATCAAAATGTTAACGTTAACATTTTGAAATAGAATGAAAGACGGTGAGAACATGGAACCCTTTATGGGCGAAAATTTTTTATTGAAAAATGAAACCGCTGTCAGTCTCTATCACAATTATGCGAAAGACATGCCGATTATTGATTACCACTGCCACTTAAGCCCGAAAGAAATCTATGAAAATAAGACATTTCAAAACATCACTGAAGCCTGGCTGTATGGAGACCATTACAAATGGCGCATTATGAGAGCCAATGGGATTGAAGAGACATACATTACCGGCGATGCGCCTGATGAGGAAAAATTTATGGCTTGGGCGAAAACGGTGCCGATGGCGATCGGCAATCCGCTCTACAATTGGACTCACTTAGAACTGCAGCGTTTTTTTGGAATTTATGAGATCTTAAATGAAAAATCGGCTCCGGCTATATGGAACCGGACGAATGAACTGCTCCAAGGAGAAGGCTTCGGGGCAAGGGATTTGATCGTGAAATCAAATGTAAAGGTCGTTTGTACAACGGATGATCCTGTCGATTCTCTTGAATACCATCTATTATTAAAAGAAGACAAAGACTTTCCTGTCAGCGTCCTGCCCGGATTTCGGCCGGATAAGGGACTTGAGATCAATCGTGCAGGCTTTCCTGATTGGGTGCAGGCACTTGAAAACGCCGCAGCTACATCAATTACAACCTACGATGAGTATCTAAAGGCGTTGGAAAAACGAGTGCGATTTTTCCATTCAGCCGGCGGCAGAGTGTCTGATCACGCGATCGATTCAATGGTATTTGCCGAGACGACAAAAGAGGAAGCGGGCCGGATTTTTTCTGACAGATTACAAGGAACAGAGGTTTCTTATGAGGATGAGAAGAAATTTAAGACGTATACGCTTCAGTTTCTTTGCGGTTTGTATGCGGAGCTCGATTGGGCGATGCAGTTTCATATCAACGCTTTAAGAAACACGAATACAAAAATGATGAAGAGACTCGGGCCTGATACAGGCTATGACTCTATGAATGATGAAAAAATTGCGAAGCCTTTATACAAGCTGCTGAACTCAGTGGAGATCAAGAACCAGCTGCCGAAAACGATTTTATATTCACTGAATCCAAACGATAACTATATCATCGCCAGCATGATCAACAGTTTTCAGGACGGTATCACCCCGGGAAAAATACAATTCGGCACAGCCTGGTGGTTTAACGATACAAAAGACGGTATGCTCGATCAAATGAAAGCGTTGTCAAATGTCGGGCTTTTCAGTCGCTTCATCGGCATGCTCACCGACTCCAGAAGCTTTCTGTCCTATACGCGCCACGAATATTTCAGGCGGATCGTCTGCAATTTGCTGGGGGAATGGGTGGAAAACGGCGAAGTCCCGCATGATATGGAGCTTTTGGGAAGCATTGTTCAAGGAATTTGCTATGACAATGCGAAGCACTACTTTCAATTTCAAGAAGAGAAAGCAAACGTGTAACCAAATGTCCGCTCAGCATCGCGATCATGCGTCATCCTGAGCGGGCCATTGCCCGAAAATTCTTAAGACACAGAGGTGGAAGATGCGAACTGAACTGGCAAATAAGGTTGTGTCGATTGAAACGGAGAAAAGGCTTTCATTGAAAGAGAAAATCTCCTATGGTTTTGGTGATTTTGGCAACGGTTTTATGTTTGATCTCGGCCAGATATATTTATTGAAGTATTTTACTGATGTAGCGGGAATCCCGGCTGCGATGGCCGGCGGCATTTTCTTAGTCAGCAAGCTGTTTGCGGCGATAACAGATCCGATTGTCGGCTCATCAATTGATTATCGCAAAAATATTGGCAAGCGGGGGAAATTCAGGCCTTATTTATTAATCGGCAGCATCGTGCTTGCGGCGCTTACTGTTCTAATTTTTCTGTCTCCTAATGTATCACCGACCGGAAAACTGATTTATGCCTATGCGTCCTATATGATTTGGGGCATCGGCTATTCGTTTGTGAATATTCCGTACGGCTCATTAGGGGCAGCGATGACTCAAAATTCTGAGGATCGGACCTCCATTTCGACTTTCCGTCAAATCGGGTCGCTTGGAGCCTTGTTTATCACAAGTGTGGCCGTGATGCCGCTGCTCGTCAAGTTTGATAATCCGAAGGTCGGCTATCCGGTGGTCATGGGCTTATTCGCCGCACTTGGTGTGCTTTGGTTTTATATTTGCTACCGCAACTGCAAAGAGCGCATTGTGATAGCAGAAGCGCCAAAAGAAAAACTAACACTCTCATCTGTCGTCAAAACATTTATCACGAATAAACCGCTGTTAACCCTTGTCCTGATGACGATTTTTTCAATTTCCGCATACAACATTAAATCCGCCATGTTAGTCTATTTCGCACAATATAACCTGGGCAATGTTCAATTAATGGCTTATATGAACTTTATTATTATCGGTTCTTCCTTTTTGGGCGTCATATTCCTGCCAAAGCTCGTCAAGATGTTTGGTAAGAAACGAACGGCGATGATCGGCTTCGGCATCAGTGTAGCCGCGGATCTAGTCAACTTTGTGCTTCCATCAAACGTTTATGTGTTTACGATCCTTGCCAGCATCGCCTTTATCGGAATCAGTATCCCAAATGGCATCACGTGGGCGCTTGTGTCCGATATTATTGACTATGGCGAATGGAAATCGGGTGAACGGAAAGAAGCAACAACATATTCACTTTTTAATTTCTCCAGAAAGCTTGCTCAGTCATTGTCCGGTTTTCTCTCGGGCATCGGCTTGGGGATAATCGGCTATGTGCCGAATGCGGCCCAGACAGCACAGGCGCTGATCGGAATTAAAGCCCTTCTCCTTCTGTATCCTGCCATTGCTTTGGCATTAGCGATGATCATTATCGGCTTTCTTTATAAACTCACAGACCAGCAGCATGCACAGATCGTTCAGGAGCTTCATCAAAAAAGCTGACAACATAATATAAAGAATATTTAAAATAATTTGTAAATAGTATGTGTTTGTAAGGGTTTCCACTTAGGGGTGTCCGGAAGAACTGAAAAGGAAGGAGGCATTTTATTGAAAACGGTAACGATACCAGCTGAAGAAGCAAGGGAACTTGTTCGGATCAAGCTGACCGGTGTCCGTTTGAATGAACGAGATGCTGAAAAAGTAGCTGATGTCCTCGTCCACGCCGATTTACGAGGCGTACAATCGCATGGCGTGCTGCGAACAGAACACTATGTGAACAGGCTAAGGGCGGGAGGGATCAATCCCGAAGCACATCCAGTTTTTAAAGAAACGGGGCCTGTGACCGGTGTTCTTGACGGTGATGACGGTTTCGGCCATGTGATTTGTGATGTGGCGATGGACCGTGCAATTGACATGGCGAAGAAAAACGGTGTCGGCATGGTCACGGCTGTAAACAGCAGCCATTGCGGAGCGCTAAGCTATTTTGTGCAAAAAGCGGCTGACGAAAAGCTGATCGGAATGGCAATGACGCATACGGACAGTATCGTTGTTCCATTTGGGGGAAGATCTCCTTTTTTAGGGACAAATCCGATTGCTTACGGTGTTCCGGCTAAGCGTAAAAAACCGTTTATTCTGGATATGGCGACATCAAAAGTGGCCTTTGGGAAGATTCTGCAGGCCCGTGAAGAGGGGAAAGACATTCCTGAGGGATGGGGAGTCGATGAAAACGGAGAAGCAGTAACCGATCCTGACAAGGTCGTTTCACTTTCAACATTCGGCGGCCCGAAAGGCTATGGGTTATCTATTGTGGTCGATGTGTTTTCCGGATTGCTGGCGGGCGCGGCTTTTGGCCCTCATATCGCCGAAATGTACAGCGGCCTTGATCAAAAAAGAAAGCTGGGACATTATGTTTGTGCGATCAATCCGTCCTTTTTTACCGACCGGGATGCGTTTTTAGAGCAGATGGATGCCATGCTCGATGAACTGCAGCACTCACCGCCGGCTGTTGGAGTCGAGAGAGTGTATGTGCCCGGCGAGATTGAGCAGCTGCATGAAGAAAGAAATAAGATACACGGAATATCAATCGCTCGGAGCGTGTATGAATTCTTAAAAAGCAGGTGAGAAAAATGAAAGCGGTTCAAGTGCGAAAAGCGTATGATCTGGTGACAGCGGAGATGAAAAAGCCGATTCTTTCAAAGGATGATGACGTGCTTGTGAAAGTGAAGCTGGTCGGGATTTGCGGTTCAGACATGCACATTTATCATGGCACGAATCCGCTCGCCACCCTCCCGAGAGTTATCGGACACGAAGTAACGGGACAAGTGGAGGAAGTTGGGCCGAATGTGCGTAGCCTAAAAGCCGGTGACCATGTTGTGATTGAGCCGATTTCTTATTGCGGAACGTGTTACGCCTGCCGCAAAGGGCGCCCGAATGTTTGCGCGAAGCTTTCTGTGTTTGGCGTTCATGAAGACGGCGGCATGCGGGAGTATATTGTGCTTCCGGAAAGGCAGCTTCACGTTGTCTCAAAGGACTTGCCTTGGGAGGAAGCGGTCATGGCCGAGCCTTATACGATAGGCGCCCAGGCAGTGTGGAGAGGCCGGGTGGAAAAAGGAGACACCGTTCTGATCCAGGGAGCGGGGCCCATCGGGATCTGTGTGTTAAAAATGGCAAAGCTGGCGGGCGCTGCTGTCATGATGACAGACTTGAATAGCGAGCGGCTGGCATTTGCGAAAGAAAACGGCGCCGATGCTGTCGTAAATGCACAAACAGAACATGTGGCCGAGCGGGTCCGTGAATGGACTGGGAATGAAGGAGCCAATGTGGTCATTGATGCAGTTTGTCTGCCAGCGACTTTTGAGCTTTCAATTGAGGCCGTTTCTCCCGCGGGGCATGTAGTTGTGCTTGGATTTGATGAAAGAGCGGCGCAGATATCTCAGCTGCCGATTACAAAAAAAGAAGTCACGATAACCGGATCGAGATTGCAGACCAATCAGTTTCCCAAAGTGGTAGAGCTTTTGAATAAAGGCAAGATAGCGCATAACGGACTGGTGACCCATTCATTTTCAGTGGATGACGTCCATCACGCATTTCAGTTAATCGAGGAGCATCCAGATCAGGTGCGGAAAGCGGTCATCACGTTTGATGAATTGATTGGAATCCGGAGGTGCAAACAATGAATATCACATTCCGATGGTACGGCCGAGGTAACGATACAGTCACGCTTGAACACGTGAAGCAAATTCCCGGAGTCAAAGGCATTGTCTGGGCTCTCCATCAAAAACCTGTCGGCGGCGTGTGGGAAAAGGAAGAAATCAGAGCAGAGACCGAATATATTCAATCCTATGGTTTTCACGCTGAAGTGGTAGAAAGCGTGAATGTTCATGAATCAATTAAACTCGGAAACGAAGAACGCGGCCGGTATATTGAAAACTATAAACAAACGATCCGCAACCTTGCCGAATTTGGCGTGAAAGTGATCTGCTATAATTTTATGCCGGTTTTTGACTGGACACGCACGGACATGTTCCGTCCCTTGGAAGATGGATCAACCGCTCTTTTTTTTGAAAAGGCCAAGGTGGAGAGCCTTGAGCCCCAAGAGCTGATTCGGACGGTGGAACAAGCATCTGATATGACACTGCCGGGGTGGGAGCCCGAAAAATTGGCTCGGATCAAAGAGCTGTTTGCAGCCTACAGAACGGTCGATGAAGAACAGCTATGGGACAATTTATCATTCTTTTTGCAGGAAATTCTTCCGGTTGCAGAACGTCACGGTGTTCAAATGGCCATTCATCCGGATGACCCGCCATGGCCAATCTTCGGGCTGCCGCGCATTATCACAGGGGAGGAAAGCTATAAGAGGCTAAGGGCGATATCAGATTCGCCGTCTAATCGCATCACTCTGTGTACAGGTTCAATGGGAGCCAATCCCGCTAACGACATGGTGGAAATTGCTAAAACGTATGCCGGCATCGCTCCGTTTTCACATATTCGCAATGTGAAAATTTATGAGAATGGCGATTTTATTGAAACATCTCATCTGACGAAAGACGGTTCGATTAACATTCAAGGAGTAATGGAAGAACTGCATAAGCAGGATTACGAAGGATATGTCAGACCTGATCACGGGCGCCATCTTTGGGGCGAGCAATGCCGCCCGGGTTATGGCTTGTATGATCGCGCTCTTGGCATTATGTACTTGAACGGACTGTGGGACGCATATGAAGCAATCGCAAAAAAAGAGGTGGAAGCATGATCCCGCTGCATGAGAACTTGGCTGGTAAAACGGCTGTCATAACGGGCGGAAGCGGTGTTCTTTGCTCAGAGATGGCCCGGGAGCTTGCCCGTCACGGCATGAAGGTGGCGATTTTGAACAGGACGGCTGAAAAAGGCCAAGCGGTCGTAAAGGAGATTGAGGCTGCTGGCGGCACAGCGTTTGCTGTTTCAGCGGATGTGCTGGACAGGGAGTCACTGGTGCAGGCAAAAGAGGACATCATCGGGCGATTTGGCTCTGTCGATCTGTTGATTAACGGGGCAGGAGGCAATCATCCAGACGCAATAACCGATGTGGAAACATACGAAGAAGCGGGAGAAGGTCAAACCTTTTTTGATATGGATGAGAGGGGCTTTTCAACTGTATTCTCCACCAATTTCACCGGTGCGTTTCTGGCCTCTCAAGTGTTTGGAAAAGAGCTGCTGAAAGCCGATTCACCGGCCATCATCAACCTTTCTTCCATGAGTGCTTATTCACCGATGACGAAGGTTCCGGCATACAGTGCCGCCAAAGCATCGATCAATAATTTTACGATGTGGATGGCCGTTCATTTTGCCGAAACCGGGCTGCGGGTCAACGCGATTGCCCCAGGATTCTTTCTGACGAAACAAAATCATCAACTGCTGATTAACCAAGAC
Proteins encoded:
- a CDS encoding SDR family oxidoreductase, encoding MIPLHENLAGKTAVITGGSGVLCSEMARELARHGMKVAILNRTAEKGQAVVKEIEAAGGTAFAVSADVLDRESLVQAKEDIIGRFGSVDLLINGAGGNHPDAITDVETYEEAGEGQTFFDMDERGFSTVFSTNFTGAFLASQVFGKELLKADSPAIINLSSMSAYSPMTKVPAYSAAKASINNFTMWMAVHFAETGLRVNAIAPGFFLTKQNHQLLINQDGTLTGRSHKIIAGTPMKRFGKPEDLLGTLLWLADESYSGFVTGITVPVDGGFMAYSGV
- a CDS encoding NAD(P)/FAD-dependent oxidoreductase — translated: MSKHIVILGAGYGGVLSALTVRKHYTKEQARVTVVNKYPTHQIITELHRLAAGNVSEKAVAMPLEKLFKGKDIDLKIAEVSSFSVDKKEVALADGSTLSYDALVVGLGSVTAYFGIPGLEENSMVLKSAADANKVFQHVEDRVREYSKTKNEADATILIGGGGLTGVELVGELADIMPNLAKKYGVDHKEIKLKLVEAGPKILPVLPDDLIERATASLEKRGVEFLTGLPVTNVEGNVIDLKDGSKVVANTFVWTGGVQGNPLVGESGLEVNRGRATVNDFLQSTSHEDVFVAGDSAVYFAPDGRPYPPTAQIAWQMGELIGYNLFAYLEGKTLETFKPVNSGTLASLGRKDAVAIIGANSTPLKGLPASLMKEASNVRYLTHIKGLFSLAY
- the uxuA gene encoding mannonate dehydratase, with protein sequence MNITFRWYGRGNDTVTLEHVKQIPGVKGIVWALHQKPVGGVWEKEEIRAETEYIQSYGFHAEVVESVNVHESIKLGNEERGRYIENYKQTIRNLAEFGVKVICYNFMPVFDWTRTDMFRPLEDGSTALFFEKAKVESLEPQELIRTVEQASDMTLPGWEPEKLARIKELFAAYRTVDEEQLWDNLSFFLQEILPVAERHGVQMAIHPDDPPWPIFGLPRIITGEESYKRLRAISDSPSNRITLCTGSMGANPANDMVEIAKTYAGIAPFSHIRNVKIYENGDFIETSHLTKDGSINIQGVMEELHKQDYEGYVRPDHGRHLWGEQCRPGYGLYDRALGIMYLNGLWDAYEAIAKKEVEA
- the allD gene encoding ureidoglycolate dehydrogenase gives rise to the protein MKTVTIPAEEARELVRIKLTGVRLNERDAEKVADVLVHADLRGVQSHGVLRTEHYVNRLRAGGINPEAHPVFKETGPVTGVLDGDDGFGHVICDVAMDRAIDMAKKNGVGMVTAVNSSHCGALSYFVQKAADEKLIGMAMTHTDSIVVPFGGRSPFLGTNPIAYGVPAKRKKPFILDMATSKVAFGKILQAREEGKDIPEGWGVDENGEAVTDPDKVVSLSTFGGPKGYGLSIVVDVFSGLLAGAAFGPHIAEMYSGLDQKRKLGHYVCAINPSFFTDRDAFLEQMDAMLDELQHSPPAVGVERVYVPGEIEQLHEERNKIHGISIARSVYEFLKSR
- a CDS encoding zinc-binding alcohol dehydrogenase family protein codes for the protein MKAVQVRKAYDLVTAEMKKPILSKDDDVLVKVKLVGICGSDMHIYHGTNPLATLPRVIGHEVTGQVEEVGPNVRSLKAGDHVVIEPISYCGTCYACRKGRPNVCAKLSVFGVHEDGGMREYIVLPERQLHVVSKDLPWEEAVMAEPYTIGAQAVWRGRVEKGDTVLIQGAGPIGICVLKMAKLAGAAVMMTDLNSERLAFAKENGADAVVNAQTEHVAERVREWTGNEGANVVIDAVCLPATFELSIEAVSPAGHVVVLGFDERAAQISQLPITKKEVTITGSRLQTNQFPKVVELLNKGKIAHNGLVTHSFSVDDVHHAFQLIEEHPDQVRKAVITFDELIGIRRCKQ
- a CDS encoding MFS transporter yields the protein MRTELANKVVSIETEKRLSLKEKISYGFGDFGNGFMFDLGQIYLLKYFTDVAGIPAAMAGGIFLVSKLFAAITDPIVGSSIDYRKNIGKRGKFRPYLLIGSIVLAALTVLIFLSPNVSPTGKLIYAYASYMIWGIGYSFVNIPYGSLGAAMTQNSEDRTSISTFRQIGSLGALFITSVAVMPLLVKFDNPKVGYPVVMGLFAALGVLWFYICYRNCKERIVIAEAPKEKLTLSSVVKTFITNKPLLTLVLMTIFSISAYNIKSAMLVYFAQYNLGNVQLMAYMNFIIIGSSFLGVIFLPKLVKMFGKKRTAMIGFGISVAADLVNFVLPSNVYVFTILASIAFIGISIPNGITWALVSDIIDYGEWKSGERKEATTYSLFNFSRKLAQSLSGFLSGIGLGIIGYVPNAAQTAQALIGIKALLLLYPAIALALAMIIIGFLYKLTDQQHAQIVQELHQKS
- a CDS encoding DUF1641 domain-containing protein produces the protein MPETIDQTNASVSQSQQDLIDQLLKPEVQESLTVLVDQLPKLTELVNILTKSYDFAQSVATDEVLKSDTVGAITEILEPVKETAKEVAATAIEAKDRADASNETIGLFGLLRMLKDPQAQKLFRFANSYLEVMNERENQK
- a CDS encoding cupin domain-containing protein, encoding MEAKIQTFFFQDDGRIPNHPDFPLVVYQNALKDTNQAELIVNRHGWSNSWSGSVFPYHHYHSNTHEVLIAVRGEAVIQFGGEKGAAIPFKSGDAAVIPAGVGHKKISASPDFMVIGAYPGGVQYNLKTGEPDEREEAMTQIKQVSLPASDPITGKRAPLLEIWDK
- the uxaC gene encoding glucuronate isomerase, producing the protein MEPFMGENFLLKNETAVSLYHNYAKDMPIIDYHCHLSPKEIYENKTFQNITEAWLYGDHYKWRIMRANGIEETYITGDAPDEEKFMAWAKTVPMAIGNPLYNWTHLELQRFFGIYEILNEKSAPAIWNRTNELLQGEGFGARDLIVKSNVKVVCTTDDPVDSLEYHLLLKEDKDFPVSVLPGFRPDKGLEINRAGFPDWVQALENAAATSITTYDEYLKALEKRVRFFHSAGGRVSDHAIDSMVFAETTKEEAGRIFSDRLQGTEVSYEDEKKFKTYTLQFLCGLYAELDWAMQFHINALRNTNTKMMKRLGPDTGYDSMNDEKIAKPLYKLLNSVEIKNQLPKTILYSLNPNDNYIIASMINSFQDGITPGKIQFGTAWWFNDTKDGMLDQMKALSNVGLFSRFIGMLTDSRSFLSYTRHEYFRRIVCNLLGEWVENGEVPHDMELLGSIVQGICYDNAKHYFQFQEEKANV